A segment of the Sulfurovum indicum genome:
AGCGGGGCAGTCACTTCGGGTGCCCCTCAATTCAGAAGTCCTTCAGGGGTTTTTAGCATTATCCAGAAGAAGCGTCACCATATGTCGACACTCTACCCTGATGAGAGCGGAGTGAACAATATGGATTATATGATGAAGTTTACAAAGGGAGGGCATGCCTTGCATAAAGGAAGTGTTGACTGGATGTCGCATGGATGTATCCATGTTGATCCCAAAGATGTTCCGGTCATCTACAAGTGGTCACGGTACGGTATGCCGGTTGTGATCACCCGACATAGCTATATGCCTTTTGCCAAAGAGGATCTCAGACGTATCTACCTGGATAGATAAGCAATGGAAAATG
Coding sequences within it:
- a CDS encoding L,D-transpeptidase, with the translated sequence MLHCLRSLPWLLLLPLFLLAEVEYDPDAPPVPLKHEVVPVSKTLFQVIHLQSGKERLVDLSGKDFILVSVREEGSDGRFYAVDRDGTVWWSGAVTSGAPQFRSPSGVFSIIQKKRHHMSTLYPDESGVNNMDYMMKFTKGGHALHKGSVDWMSHGCIHVDPKDVPVIYKWSRYGMPVVITRHSYMPFAKEDLRRIYLDR